One window of the Candidatus Nealsonbacteria bacterium genome contains the following:
- a CDS encoding ATP-dependent Clp protease proteolytic subunit, with amino-acid sequence MGFIIAEIDGEIKAGTLQYLKRVVREAEKAEAEYLIIKLDTPGGLLKSTRDIINLLLETKVKTVVFVHKEGGWAYSAGTFILLAADYAVVHPEASIGAAEPRIMAGEVMEADPKVVEGMASWIKSLAERNQRNPEIAEKFVRENLTLTGKEAKEVGVIDETARNLDELFLKLEISEPKITEIQPTPIERFFDLLSHPYLISLFPLSQK; translated from the coding sequence ATGGGGTTTATTATAGCTGAAATTGACGGAGAAATTAAAGCCGGGACTCTGCAATATTTAAAAAGAGTAGTTAGGGAAGCGGAAAAAGCCGAAGCCGAATATTTAATAATTAAATTAGATACTCCCGGCGGGCTTTTAAAGTCAACCAGGGACATTATTAATTTACTTTTAGAAACTAAGGTTAAAACCGTTGTCTTTGTCCATAAAGAAGGCGGCTGGGCTTATTCAGCCGGCACCTTTATTTTGCTGGCAGCAGATTACGCTGTAGTTCATCCCGAGGCCTCAATTGGCGCGGCTGAACCCCGAATAATGGCCGGGGAAGTGATGGAGGCCGACCCAAAAGTGGTAGAAGGAATGGCTTCCTGGATAAAAAGTTTGGCTGAAAGAAATCAGAGAAATCCAGAGATAGCTGAGAAATTTGTCAGGGAGAATTTAACTTTAACCGGCAAAGAAGCAAAAGAAGTAGGAGTTATTGATGAAACAGCTAGAAATTTAGATGAACTTTTTTTGAAACTGGAAATTTCCGAGCCAAAAATAACCGAAATTCAACCAACTCCAATTGAAAGATTCTTTGACCTTCTCTCCCACCCCTATTTAATTTCTTTATTTCCTCTGAGCCAAAAATAA